A genomic window from Brassica oleracea var. oleracea cultivar TO1000 chromosome C8, BOL, whole genome shotgun sequence includes:
- the LOC106308832 gene encoding uncharacterized protein At2g29880-like — protein MESGEASQPQKVKSGYFPWTSQESHLLKRLLVDGIRRGWRDSNGSLTKRTIETKVLPILNKQLRCNKTYKHYLNRMKSLKKEYHSYTDLLRFSSGFGWDPVTKQFTAPDEVWEEYLKAHPNNDNMKTKTFEAFEDLQVIFESATARGNNAFGLGGDATAEAFEVENDVQEREDVNHMENGTESNETTCRPSKEKLPSRKRAKFMLTVGQNSRHCHLYFS, from the exons ATGGAATCAGGAGAAGCATCGCAGCCACAAAAAGTTAAGAGCGGATATTTTCCATGGACATCTCAAGAGAGTCACTTGTTGAAACGTCTTCTTGTTGATGGTATCAGACGAGGATGGCGTGATTCAAATGGCTCCTTGACCAAAAGAACAATAGAGACAAAGGTATTACCGATTCTAAACAAACAGCTCAGGTGCAACAAGACTTACAAGCATTACTTGAATCGAATGAAATCCTTGAAAAAAGAATATCATAGTTACACAGACCTGCTTCGATTTAGCTCTGGTTTTGGGTGGGATCCCGTAACTAAACAATTCACAGCTCCCGACGAAGTATGGGAAGAATATCTTAAG GCACATCCAAATAATGATAATATGAAGACTAAAACCTTTGAAGCTTTTGAAGACTTACAAGTCATTTTTGAAAGTGCTACAGCAAGGGGAAACAACGCATTTGGACTTGGTGGTGATGCAACTGCTGAAGCTTTTGAAGTTGAAAATGATGTTCAAGAAAGAGAAGATGTGAACCATATGGAAAATGGTACTGAGTCTAATGAGACAACATGTAGACCTTCTAAAGAAAAGTTGCCTTCTAGGAAGAGAGCTAAATTCATGCTTACTGTTGGGCAAAATTCACGACATTGCCAC CTTTACTTCTCATAG
- the LOC106312563 gene encoding GTPase LSG1-2, producing the protein MVKSEKTTLGRSLVKHHNHMIQESKDKGKYYKNLQKKVLESVTEVSDIDAILEQAEEAERLFTINHSNTTPLPINVDTQSSSSTIAAEEWREQQKIEEALHASSLQVPRRPPWTPEMSVEELDANEKQAFLNWRRMLVRLEENEKLVLTPFEKNLDIWRQLWRVLERSDLIVMVVDARDPLFYRCPDLEAYAREIDEHKKMMLLVNKADLLPPEVRAKWAEYFRRNDILFVFWSAIAATAVLEGKVLKEQWRKADNFQNTDDPEVVIYGRDELLARLQSEAQEIVRARNSRAPVDETQRENAVVGFVGYPNVGKSSTINALVGQKRTGVTSTPGKTKHFQTLIISEELMLCDCPGLVFPSFSSSRYEMITCGVLPIDRMTEHREAIQVVADKVPRRVIESVYNITLPKPKTYERQSRPPLAAEVLRAYCASRGYVASSGLPDETKAARQILKDYIGGKLPHFAMPPGMTEEKIEDDTGRETGSDSEEGEGDEEGSEQVPGIDDVLDDLTSFDLANGLASTKKVTVKKESASHKQHKKPQRKKDRNWRVKNTEEGDGMPLVRVFQKPANTGPLTMR; encoded by the exons ATGGTGAAGAGCGAGAAGACGACGCTGGGGCGGTCCCTGGTGAAGCACCACAACCACATGATTCAGGAATCGAAGGACAAAGGCAAGTACTACAAGAATCTCCAGAAGAAGGTTCTCGAATCCGTCACCGAGGTCAGCGACATCGACGCCATCCTCGAGCAGGCCGAGGAGGCTGAGCGTCTTTTCACTATTAATCACAGCAACACCACTCCGTTGCCCATTAATGT AGACACGCAGTCTAGCTCAAGTACTATAGCAGCTGAGGAATGGAGGGAGCAACAGAAGATAGAGGAGGCTTTACACGCCAGCAGTCTTCAAGTGCCTCGAAG ACCTCCATGGACACCGGAAATGTCAGTGGAAGAACTTGATGCTAATGAAAAACAAGCTTTTCTTAATTGGCGCCGGATGCTTGTGAG ACTCGAGGAAAACGAAAAGCTTGTGCTGACACCATTCGAAAAGAACCTCGACATCTGGAGACAGCTTTGGCGTGTTCTTGAACGAAGTGATTTG ATTGTTATGGTAGTTGATGCTAGAGATCCACTGTTTTACCGTTGCCCTGATCTTGAG GCATATGCTCGAGAAATCGATGAGCACAAGAAAATGATGCTTCTAGTTAACAAGGCGGATCTTTTACCTCCTGAAGTCAG GGCGAAATGGGCAGAATATTTCCGCCGTAACGACATTCTCTTCGTCTTCTGGTCAGCTATAGCCGCCACAGCCGTCTTAGAAGGCAAAGTCTTGAAAGAGCAATGGAGAAAAGCCGATAACTTCCAGAACACAGACGATCCAGAAGTTGTGATATACGGCAGGGACGAGCTCTTGGCCCGTTTACAGTCCGAGGCCCAAGAGATTGTCAGAGCGAGGAACTCCAGAGCACCTGTTGATGAGACTCAACGTGAGAATGCTGTCGTTGGATTTGTCGGCTACCCGAACGTAGGGAAGAGTTCAACCATCAACGCATTGGTCGGTCAGAAACGAACAGGAGTTACCTCAACTCCAGGGAAAACAAAGCACTTCCAGACATTGATCATCTCTGAGGAGCTTATGCTGTGCGATTGTCCCGGTTTAGTCTTCCCTTCGTTCTCGAGCTCGAGATACGAGATGATCACTTGCGGTGTGCTTCCTATCGACAGGATGACAGAGCACCGCGAAGCTATTCAGGTGGTTGCTGACAAGGTCCCTCGCCGCGTCATCGAGAGTGTTTACAACATTACTCTTCCTAAACCGAAAACATACGAGCGTCAGTCTCGTCCTCCTCTTGCTGCTGAGGTTTTAAGAGCTTACTGTGCTTCACGTGGCTACGTTGCCTCTAGTGGACTACCTGATGAAACCAAAGCGGCGAGGCAGATTCTGAAGGATTACATCGGAGGTAAGCTGCCGCACTTCGCAATGCCGCCTGGGATGACGGAGGAGAAAATAGAGGATGACACTGGTCGAGAAACAGGTTCAGATTCTGAAGAAGGTGAGGGTGATGAGGAAGGAAGCGAGCAAGTTCCTGGTATCGATGACGTGCTGGATGATTTGACCTCGTTTGATCTGGCGAACGGGCTTGCGTCTACGAAGAAAGTGACTGTGAAGAAGGAATCGGCGTCACATAAGCAGCACAAGAAGCCGCAGAGGAAGAAGGATAGGAACTGGAGGGTTAAAAACACAGAGGAAGGAGATGGAATGCCTCTGGTGAGAGTTTTCCAGAAACCTGCTAACACAGGGCCTCTCACGATGCGTTGA